The genomic region AATTCTAAATGgggaaataaatgttttttgctttttttaaatttcaataaatGATTGTGTTTTATGTCTGCTAAAGTCTCCTAAATGACTTGTCTGGTAAGCAAAGTTGCACAAGCACTTTTTTATCTACCGAAGGGACCTTTGGCTATGGCTTTAAAGACCAGGGCTCAGAGGATCTTTAATTGACGGATTGAAAGAGTGCCTCGCATTCGCAAGCTGTTAATGGTTTCCATTCCCCACCACTGACCAGTGCCAAAACTGGAAGCCAGTTTTCTGCATAAGAGGATAtgtgaatgtacaggttttagGAGGTAATTGTAACTGCTCTTGAGAgcttacaacaacaacaaaaagattaaaaacattttgatgtgtGCAGTTGATTTACATTTTCAGTGAATTATGACTAAAATTGTGTTGCGCACATTAATATATCTTTAGTTCACGTCAGACACGAGTGAAAGTAATGGTTACTTGGTGTTCAGGGAGTCCGATGTTAATTCACTAAAGCATTCATTAGAATGATTCAAACAGGTCACTTGGGAGTTCCTGAGTCCTTTTGAACTATTCAATGAACAATAAAAGAACTGGCTCATTAGAGTCATACATTTGTGAATCTGACTAAGCTGGCATGTTTCCAGTGCTTGACTCCAATGCTCTCAATCAGTCTGTCTTGGTGACCTCATTTACCACTTTGTCAGTTTTTATCACTGTAGAAATCACAGGCCCTCCATTGACACCTTGTCCTTTACACAGTGGTAATTATGCCAACTCACTCCTCACTTGTTACCTGGTTTTAGAGTGTGGCATTGGATGTGTCATTCATAGGGGGATTATGTTAGTATGCCTGAATTAAGCTTGTGGAAAAAGGACATGTTGACAGATCCCACAGCACCCGAGGCAGTGAAGCAGAGTTGAACTGAGTGCAGAAATGTGGCTTCCTGCAGGTTGCCCAACCCCATAGGTATCAGTGTTGTTTCCCTGGCATACAGTACATCATTAACCCTTAAACGCATAAATGTTTCaccaatcattattacatatttggGGCTTTAGTGACCCGGATATTTATCTAACATGGATGGATCTGTACCTGTtgcaataatataaaactctctTGATATTAGAGTAATGATTACTGAAGAATAAAATGAAGCATATTTTGTTACCCTTTGGAGCTTCGTTCCATTTAAGGCAGATGTCTCCTTACATTTCCCAGTACATTTaagcatctggctcatatttGCCATTTCAAACATTATTctcaaaactattattttcagcATCTTCTGaatcaatattttaattgctGACAGCTTCTTTaccagatccaccatcaagtgacagtgacactaatatttgattgcatTCAGTACTTCCTCTGCAGTAAATCGCTGAGCCGTTTTAAGTGTTGCTGATGATACTTTCTTTTATTTTGCACTTAATCAGTCATCAAATATTCAattgttgtgcagaaaaaaatatataccttgttagcgaccctatacgttttttgcacaaaaaaagtattcattgcacagtaaaaaaaaaaaaaaatatctaagaATTTACATCACCCTTcattcaaatagctttaaatgATTTTGTAAGAATATgcataattgttttatttgcaataatgcattcatgatttatcacaatttcttttatttatgtggtttagataatcattttttgagtttctatttattaaaccaatttccttcattgtatcaactcaatttttttaattccatgaactcaacattttaaggcaaccaggttacttacttttttaagttaaatcaacaatatttttttagtgtgggtaattgttttatttgtgatggtgCAGttatgccaaattgtgctattttcatgatttataaaaaatgtatgtggttcagatacaatattttatatttatattaatagtttatatttattaaaccaatttccttcattgtatcaactcaaatcttttaggcaaccaggttacttacttttttaagttaaaccaacaacaaaaaaatgacgGTGTAAGAAAACTGGgaatctttttttatattttttcccTTGTTATATggtttataattaatttattgaGTAATAATGAATAAGAAGGTTGAAGACTAACTTTTAATAGTGTCCAGGTCCACAAAAGATCCAAGGTATGCGTTTAAGGGTTAATTGTTTGTTGGACTTCAAACTAAGTGGATTGGTTAATTGAGCCTGTGTATAAGCCAGTCAGACATAAACGTATCTAGAGAAACCATGTCATTCTTTATTAATTGGTAATTTGGTAATACAAAAGCTCAaattgtgtgtgttatagaaatgtaaataaatgttgaTGTTATTTCTGTCAAGAGACGCATCAAGGTTGGAAATGAATTTCTTTCTGCTGCTAAACATAAAAGtagttattttgaagaatgtcattaACCAAATAGTTGACGGGACCCATACtttttccatacaatgaaacTAGGGCCCATCAACAGTTTGGTTAACcagtcttcaaaatatcttttttaaagtcaatacaggtttggaacaacttgagggtgagtaaatgacagaaatgttatttttggatgaactatccctttaagtgataTTCACACATCACAGCTAATAATGCAAAACATTAAAAGATTCTAAAAATAAACCAGGTGGCTGCAGAAAACTTTTAAACATGCTAAAAATGAAATTTTCCCTATGGAGTGACTGCCGTACCACTGATTTCTTGTTTGTGTGTTCAGAAACAGTCGGAGCCCGAGGCCCCAGCAGTGATGTCTGCATGGATGCAGAGTGTGGATGTTCTGAGGGAAGCTGTAGCTGGTTTCAGCACAATGGAGGAAGTGATGAAATACCTGGAGCCGGATCGCTGGCAGGTGGATATGGAGGACCTCCTCAAGCCAACCTGGCAGGTGGTGGGCAAATCGTTCTTCCATCAAAAGAAATCCAGAGGTAAACATACTGTATTTGAAAGTACTTAACATCAATTGAAATATTGGAACGGTTTTATTTTAACCcgctgtcttttttttttgtttgcgtAGGAGTGGTTGACCTGAACCTGCTTCGTGAGGAAGTTCGGCTTTACAGTTGCACTCCACGGAACTTTTCTGTCTCATTGCGTGAGGAGCTGAAAAGGACGGACGCCATCTTCTGGCCCAGCTGCCTGCTGGTGAAGCGCTGTGGAGGGAACTGCGCATGCTGCTCTTACAACTGCTATGATTGCCAGTGCTCGCCTACCAAGGTGGTCAAAAAATATCACGAGGTAAGCAAAGATCAGAAGGCCTTCCATTGCACTGtacattttggatttttgttttCTAGTAACGTCTTATGTTAATTTAACGTCTTTTTGATGTTGATAATTGCAGATTATGACGTTGTGGCACGTCcaacaaattaaattatttaaacaatATTAAATATTGGCATTATATATCCCAAatactcttaatttttttttttagtttatttgtaTACATTATAAATGACTTGACAGCATGTCATCTGCAAATCTAAACAAAATGAGGTATAACACTAAAATTAAAACCTATTTTCTATAAAGGAacatatttaattaacactccaccgtttttagaaatagggcttatagAACTTCTCATTTattcgggacatgctagctggcaacataggattccatccattatgctaagctaagctagcggcaaacctgccaaactaaaaaaatgcatgcactgagacgatAATGCATTTGCCAACACAtcaaatgtaggaaagaagttgaataagccctatttctaaaaacggtttCTTTCGAGTgttctttatttaatttattatttctaacaattaataataaatgtgtctgtgtgtctgtgtgtgtgtgtgtgtctgtctatgTTGTTGTGCAGGTCCTGATGCTAAAACACAGGGCAGGGGGTCGGGGACTGCAAAAGACTCTAACGGATGTCCCCCTGGAGCACCATGAGGAATGtagctgtgtgtgtaaaaatgACTCAGACTAAAGCAGTCCCAATGAAAGAGAGCTACACTGGCCCCCCCACAGACTCACCCAGGGAAATATTTCTTGCTTTGTGCATACATGAGCGAAAGAGTTTTTACCCTGACGTTGCAAACTAATGAAACCCAGTGCTggatatcttttttttatcttgaCCTATCTAAGCCTGCAGTTCCATTCGGTTTGGGCTCGCAAATCCATAAAGAATTTAACTATGAAGAAGTTTCCATCGGGCCTATGATAGCGTGGAGTATGTGGAGGAATATTGAACACAGTCTTGCAATCTGTTTTGTAGGTTTGTGAACAATGTGCATATGTACATTTCTCTGTGTTCGTGCAGGTTCAGGAAATTAGGTATTCCAGAATAACTAGTGAGCGCGAAGTGAGGTTACTATACTTATGGatctgacagtctgatctaAGTGGATCTGCCGtgttcttgtaaaaaaaatatataataattttttacttCTTTTTTACAACTTAAATATCAAAGGACCTCGACTCTGCATCCACTTTCAGCAATCCAAGGACATTTTTGAGGTGGCATGGACATTCTCCTCAATAGCATCCCAAAGAAACTGTGTCATAAACCAGCACGGCGTCGCCTACTCATCAGTGAATAGAAATTAGACattttcattaataaatcataaaCAATATTCCAGGAAAGATAAGTAtgtccattttttttcttttaaaccaGAGCTGCGTGGTCATGCcagcaaatgtttttgtttttttgctcatTTACTATGAACTAGACTCTAATGAGACTCATTATATTCTTAAGAGAGAACACTTAAACACAAAAGTGAATCTTGtgtaaatacatttcaaattgtGGTTTGTTGACTTTTCCTATGTCATTACTGTTTTTGGTACGAAGATTTTGGCATGTAAGAATAATGTTCCCCTTTCATAATCACTGTAGTATTATCAGTATTAGTCACAATTTTCTAGAAACATTCATTGTGGGGTTTTTAATAGTTGTTTTATTGAGTaagatcattattttgactggAGACAAAATATTCAGAAAACTTTTAGATGTTCATGTAAATAGACCTTTTAGAAGTTAAAGGGACATAGAACTGCCAGTAACATATTCCTCTACcattaaacaataaaataaattgttgtggttTTTCCAAATGGCACGTAAAGCATCGGTTTGTTCAAGTAATCTGCAGTTGTCACAAAAGTGCAAAGAGCTGCCAGGGAACCCTATAACCACGAACTATTAACTGCAATCTGTCTTTAGCCCTTGAGAGCTTAATTATATGTAAAAGATGTATCTGCATTAATACAGTGATCTTGCTCACATGTTTGCTTTTCAAGAGTAAAATCACTGACAGTATTACTCTCAACATTCCTTGAATAGTGACTATGCATGGGGATGATCATATCTGCATGGAGATGATGTGAATGCTGAAACATTATAGCAAAACATGACATTAGTGTAAAATGAATACAATGTGATTTACTGGGGAAAGGGGCTGAGTAAACAAGACATGCAGCATTATTCACATATTTTTATTCTACCTTAAATGACCTTTTCTGCTGTCATTTTGTCAGACTATTATTCTTTGACGTGATATTTTTGTGACTTGTTTTCATACTTTGATCACAGATTCCTCACACTTGGCAAACCAATTTAACAAGCCACCTACTGTAAGCAAGCTTTGAGATCATCTTTGTCAGAATGCACAAAAATGAGCCTTTCTTCTTTTAGAGGGGATGAGAATCTGAATGTGTCATGTTGGAAGTGAGAGAAGTCCCTTGATGTTGTTAAACTGCACACAGAAAAGAAAATCATTAAGTTTTTCTTCAGGAGACTCATTTACGGTTCTGAGAGATGCTAGAGAATGCTTGGTAACGGGTGTGCCTTGTCATCTCTTGATGCTTTACATTGAATTGTGTGTCAGATCAAATCATTGTCATATGCAACAGGGAAGTGATGCTTGTATTATTACTTTTTCCCCTGTGTTGAAATACTTTCTTCTAACCCATCTTGGAGAGACTTAGCCATTCATGGGTTGATTTCCCTGAAAAATGTAAAGGCGTTGGTTCTGTTATGTTATCAAAGCTATTGCTTTGTTTATTTGAGCATCCCGACCAGCCTGACACAGTCAACTTTTGCAGGGTTATTTGTTTGTCTGAACCATGCCAGATGCAGGAGTGTTTCAGAAAATTAGAAAATAGGCATTAGTAGAATGGAAATTATACACTTTACTATTAATATGTTGTAAGGTCTATTAGTAGAGGAGTTATTACTTCATGAGCATAACATAAAGAGTCTTAAAATACATTAGCACAGGTCCATTTACTTTCTACAGGCTAGGGAATTTTAGTGTCAcagttaataataaaaatggtgGCTGAAAATGTATGAGATTGTCTGGGAACAAAGCATTAATGTATTTAACCAGATGTGCGTATATGAGTATTGCACTGTGCTGTGGGCTTGGTCTTATTTAGATAATTACAGGGTGGTTGCTCTGTGGTTTTCCAGGAACTGGCTGTGGTCTCTGGATAAAGTAATGACTTGACATCTGAGTGGCAGTTTGTCTTTCCACTGCTTGTCATTATGTGACACAGTCACGTTTCAGATAAACAAAAAtcttacactactgttcaaaagtttttagttttttttttttacggaaTTTTatcaatgctgcatttatttgatcaaatgcaAAAATGGAAAAGTGAAATATTgcaattaaaataaacttttttttctattttaatattttaaaattttaatttattcctgatgAAGCAGAGTTTCCGGcatcattactgcagtcttcagtgtcacgtgatccttcagaaatcattataatatgctgattttgttgctcaataaatatttactattatcaatgttgaaaacagttgcttacggttttattttttgggtgaaaaacatgttacttttttattagtattctttgatgaataaagttGAAATCGCATGTATTTGAATTGCAATCATATGTAACATGTCTCTGTCACTTTTGATGAATTTCATGgatactttctgaataaaagtatttgttgttgttttttaaactaaaatcTTATTGatctaaacttttgaacatcaACTTTTTACATCCAgactaatacatttaatttaaatccCCTAGATTGCAtacatggcaaaaaaaaaaaaaaaaaaaagtaactgtctaacaaagaaaaacaattcTACTATTATGGCTGATCTTGCCTGTTTTATAcatgtgtatttatataaatcTAAACAAAGTTCAGTTTCCCACAAGAAACAGCATGCTCactgaaaaacatttattccACTAGTCCAAGCTGTAATTGCACTAAAAGTAACAGTCATGTGTGGTTTGATTCCCTTTAGCACTGAATATTCATAACTCTTAAAAGCAGGGTCCTTAATCTCTTTCTAGAACATCCAGTGCTTTTACCACAAAACATTACAATCacattgtgagtgtgtgtgtgtgtatgtgttaggGTTGATAACAAGCTTATTCCGAAGGGGCAGGGAAAAGGCCATTTGTCTTGGAAAACCTTAATCTGTCATGTCCAATTAGAACAGATAGAGGGCAAAGTGTAGACTGTACTGCATTTGTCTCTAGTCTTTGAATAATGCATGCACTTCATAGGCACATATATACGTATTTAAGGTCTTGCAAGGGTAATGTGTCTAATGCTGTTTTCATAATCTAAACTAAGTTAATATAAGGGAGCATTGACTTTATGAAGTGATGTTGTAGACAAGATGGCAGAGCGGTCAAGGCCACACTGTAATCCACCGTGTGTTGCACATGTGAGTGAAAATCACATTTTCCTCAGGTGGTGGGTTATGGTTTTGGATAAATCTCAAGGAGCTGGCGTGACGCAGCAATTTAAATCTTGAAAGTGTGGTTGCAGTCCTGctacatttatcatttaaatttGCATTTCCTAAAATACCTTAATAGAAATTGGGATTTCGTCAATAAACAAGTTTTTAGGTACACCTAGTATTTAAATTCTGCATAAAACAACTAAAGTTatggtatttttttctttaagcagcacaactgtttcagACATTGGTGATCATGATTAAAAAGAAACGTTCTTGAGCACCATATCAGAATATTCCAATGATTTCttaaggattatgtgacactgaagactggagtaatgatgcttatAGTAATTAGCCTAGATTGCTGATGGTAATGATAATacataaaaactaatttaactATTTTGTATTAATACTTGTTTTaaagtcatctttatttatatagcactttttacaatgccaattcaaagcagcttcacagagttaacaggaaaataaacacaatttgatttggctgtacaaccgctctggagaaaacggtgatatcatatagtgtcaatgtgggcagatcagtaatatacatttgaatatttattgtcCCCAACTTAGAAAGCCAAAGACAACAGAGGTGACGGTGTGCAAGCAACCAAAACTTAATCAAGTGACagaatggagagaaaaaaaaactttggggTGCTAGTTTTCCTCTGGGCAAtgaacagtgtatgattatgattcaggcAACATTAAAAGTCAGTAGCCATATAAGATCGGAATATGTGTCCAGTTCCATCTGGTTGAAGATCAGTGCCTCTGGATGTCGGGTCTGTGAGGCCATCACAGAGGAGAGAGTCTAGTTGACACGGTGTCTGCAGACACTTCAGGGCTGCATCCGTCTAGGTGCAGGTCCACGCACTGATCTGGATACAGCCTGGTTCCAGCTGACTACAGTAAAActtgggataaacagagagactaacattagcgtagatgccattctatttataatgcaatagtatatcaggtgttatgggaagtgttcccagtTCTCTAGTTAATGTAGCCtaaaacaatcatttaactgttccagagtttaggtgctaaataggaaaaggaatTGACCGCCTCCACAGTGGATTTTGATATTCTAGCTTTTATCAACTGGTCAGAATTTTGAGATTGCAATAGaagtgatggagtataatgtgttaagagcttgcTCATGTACcagggagctaaaccatttagtgctttgtaagtaattagcaatattttaaaatttatacaatgtttaatagggaacCAGTGCAGTGTTGAGTGCAGTGCAGTAGCATACTTCcaggttctagtaagaacttgagctgctgcattttggaacAGCtggagtttatttatttagcaagcAGGCCAACCACccagagcattacaataatctagccttgaggtcATGATCACATGAACTAACTGTTCAGAATTTTGCATTAAAAGCATGTgctgtaatttagatatatgTTTAAGTTGGGAGAaggcagttttacagatgctagaaacatgGCTCAGAGCACACTTAGGTTCCTAACTGATGACGAGGACTTGACAGAGCAGCCACTGAATGTTAGagagtattctaggttactaagtgtggatgttttttgtccaataATTTCAGATTTAACTTGTAGGAAATTACTAGTCatccatttttgtttttatttttagctgTGCATTCTGTTTTTGTCAGGGTGCAGAGCTGAGTATTATCAGCATAACTATAAAAACTAAAGCCATGCTTCCTAATAATATCTCCCAATGGTTGCGTGTACATGGTGAAAACTGAGCCTAGCACTGAGCCTTgtggtactccatactgaacttgtgatcagtgtgacatctcttcagtTACTGCTACCAACTGATGACAGTCAGATACTGTAAGTATGATTTACACCTTGCCAATTGAGTAACACTAATAGCGAAATACAACCACGATCGGATGATGGGTATGCATGTTAGTTAGTAAGCTACTAgttaatagcacaatttggatcccaaactaaagtgtgatttttgtttttttgtttgtttgtttctccaTAGGCTACCCTTAATGGGGGCTAAGCCTCCCTGAAATGAAAATCCTAAAAACGCCCCTGATAAGagcaaatcatttgtaactctaatgagagcagtACTATGATAAGGTCTAAaccctgactggaaatcctcacagatTCCATTTTTTCTAAAAAGGAGTATAGCTATGAGCAGTACCGCCGCTGGCTGTCTTGATGCCCTACACATCATTACTTTATGATGCCCTACGCATCGTTACTTTATGATGCCCACGGGTGTCGCGTTCACGTATTTGTTGAAAGTGGGTGCAGAGAGAAAATACTCATGGTGCCCCCCTCAGCACTTTGAGCCCTACGCGCAGCGCGTGATGCACGTGGTGGGAGCGACGGCACTGGTTATAAGGATACTGCCTTTCTGgtatttttgacagaaagggtagatttgagattggcctgtaattgactaattctgtAGGATAAAGTTGCATTTTTAATAAGAGGTTTAATAATAGCCAGCTTAAAGATTATTGGTGCATATCCTAATGACAAGAATGAATTAATGCTATTAAGGAGATGATCTATGACTTCAAGAATCATCTCTTTTACTAGCTTAGTCAGTATAGGATCGAGGATACATTGTTGTGGATTTAGATTATTTGACGAGTCTAGCCAATTCTTcctctcctatagcagtgaatgagtggaATTTTTcttttcacccaaaaaataagtGGAATCTGATGCGATACTGTAGTAGATGGTTGCATGGTTATAATTGTTTCCCTAATATTACCAATCTTGTACGTAAAAAAgtttataaagtcattactgctgtgctgtTTGCAAACATCAGATGTCAAAGCTTAATTTCTTGTTAATTTAGCCATTGTATCAAATAAATCCATagagttgtgtttgttttattctaaGAGAGTCAAGAAATAAGCAGAtatagcagtttttatggcctttctgtatgcaatcatgctctctttccatgaaatgaaaaaaaaactcagaTTTTGTTTTCGTCCAGCTACACCatttttttctggctgctgttttaaaggTCTGAGTGTGCTCGTTTTACCACGGCGTTGGAATATTTCCTTTCATCTTATTTAAGCGCAAAGGAGCAACTGTATCTTAAGTGCTGGAAAAGAGAgtgtcaatagtttctgttgcaacaCTGAGTTCCTCTAGGCTATCCGGATGCttaggagatggaactgatgaggaagattatttagAATACAATCTTTGGTGGTAGTGGTGTTTGTCCTACCATATTAGTAATGGGGGACGGCTTTGCAGCCTTGGTTATATTAAGTATACACAATACTAgataatgatctgagatgtcatcgctctgctgcagaatttcaatggtatcaacattta from Pseudorasbora parva isolate DD20220531a chromosome 11, ASM2467924v1, whole genome shotgun sequence harbors:
- the pdgfc gene encoding platelet-derived growth factor C isoform X2 yields the protein MHESVAESSHISKIHHASTKEQNGVHESQHEKFIGVTGDGIIQSPDFPNTYPRNTVIVWRLVAVTESSRIQLTFDPRFGLEDAEDGICKYDYVEVEEPVGGIVLGRWCGSQMVPGPQVSKGNQILIRFVSDEYFPSDPGFCIRYSLLQQKQSEPEAPAVMSAWMQSVDVLREAVAGFSTMEEVMKYLEPDRWQVDMEDLLKPTWQVVGKSFFHQKKSRGVVDLNLLREEVRLYSCTPRNFSVSLREELKRTDAIFWPSCLLVKRCGGNCACCSYNCYDCQCSPTKVVKKYHEVLMLKHRAGGRGLQKTLTDVPLEHHEECSCVCKNDSD
- the pdgfc gene encoding platelet-derived growth factor C isoform X1 produces the protein MIPLLLLILVSSLHQHESVAESSHISKIHHASTKEQNGVHESQHEKFIGVTGDGIIQSPDFPNTYPRNTVIVWRLVAVTESSRIQLTFDPRFGLEDAEDGICKYDYVEVEEPVGGIVLGRWCGSQMVPGPQVSKGNQILIRFVSDEYFPSDPGFCIRYSLLQQKQSEPEAPAVMSAWMQSVDVLREAVAGFSTMEEVMKYLEPDRWQVDMEDLLKPTWQVVGKSFFHQKKSRGVVDLNLLREEVRLYSCTPRNFSVSLREELKRTDAIFWPSCLLVKRCGGNCACCSYNCYDCQCSPTKVVKKYHEVLMLKHRAGGRGLQKTLTDVPLEHHEECSCVCKNDSD